From the Thomasclavelia ramosa DSM 1402 genome, the window TTTGATGGGGATAGTGGAAATGGAGCAACTTATGTCATTAATTTTGTTTTGGAAAATGGGAAGGTACTGACCAAGATGGTAATTGATAATATTAAAGAATATGAGGTACAAACTGGTAAACCAGTGTTTGATTATTAAGAGGAGGGAGTATATGGCAAATGAAGCATTGATTAAAGTGAATGGTGTAGCTTTGTCTACACCTTCTGATATTAAAGTTGAAATTCAGGATTTGGACGGTGAAAGTGTTAGACCAGTGGCTACAGGTGTTCTAAGAAGAAATAGAATTAGATCAAATATGTTAAAAGTCACATTGACATGGAACATAACACCAACAATCGACATCATGAATATTCTCAATGCGGTAACTCCTGCTGAGTTTGACGCAGAACTATTTATTCCAACTCATGGAATCCGTGCCACTAGAAAAATGTATGCGGGAAACAAAAGTTATAATTACATTAGG encodes:
- a CDS encoding DUF6711 family protein; protein product: MANEALIKVNGVALSTPSDIKVEIQDLDGESVRPVATGVLRRNRIRSNMLKVTLTWNITPTIDIMNILNAVTPAEFDAELFIPTHGIRATRKMYAGNKSYNYIRTKEGLKAKSFSFALIEV